The following are encoded in a window of Gramella sp. MT6 genomic DNA:
- a CDS encoding aminotransferase class V-fold PLP-dependent enzyme, producing the protein MHTIDMDLVEMTLDVMKYTIDRISNVTPELGSPKKEEDLLRIVGETITPEGIGGENAFQLFRDVLVKATVPIDHPRHLAFVPAAPTRAAIMFDLVTSASSIHGAYWMEGAGGIFCENQAMKWLVSLTKLPEGAFGVFTSGGTAANLSALVTAREEWREQKPGHARDRALLLASTGAHSSIKSMAKVMDADIQLIDSEEEYLSGTELRKALDEMDENDRNRLFAIVATGGTTNAGIIDDLQGIADICEEENIWLHVDCAYGGGALAANSVRHLFNGIEKADSITIDPHKWLFSPYDCGAVIYKNLELAKKAHSQKGAYLEIFKDEGAQGFNPADYQIQLTRRLRGMPLWFSLAMHGTNKYKKAIERGIELAKIAAEKVKKNNELELVRPASLSVVLFKRKGWVAEDYRDWTYKNHNSGFALVTPSLWKEESVIRFCFINPDTTEKDIDEILATLS; encoded by the coding sequence ATGCATACCATAGATATGGATCTTGTGGAAATGACCCTCGATGTCATGAAATATACAATAGATCGTATCTCCAACGTAACACCTGAACTTGGGTCACCCAAAAAAGAAGAGGATTTACTAAGAATTGTAGGAGAGACCATCACTCCTGAAGGAATAGGTGGAGAAAATGCCTTCCAGTTATTCAGAGATGTACTGGTAAAGGCAACTGTTCCTATAGATCACCCGCGCCACCTGGCATTTGTACCGGCCGCACCTACCAGGGCAGCGATCATGTTTGACCTTGTGACTTCGGCTTCAAGTATTCATGGAGCTTACTGGATGGAAGGTGCTGGTGGAATTTTTTGTGAGAACCAGGCTATGAAATGGCTGGTTTCCCTTACCAAATTACCTGAAGGTGCTTTTGGTGTTTTTACCAGTGGTGGTACAGCCGCCAATCTTTCGGCGCTGGTGACCGCCAGAGAAGAATGGAGGGAACAAAAGCCAGGTCATGCCAGAGACAGAGCCTTATTATTGGCCTCGACCGGAGCTCATAGTTCTATTAAATCTATGGCGAAAGTGATGGATGCAGATATCCAGCTTATTGATTCTGAAGAAGAATATCTATCCGGAACTGAGTTGAGAAAGGCACTGGATGAAATGGATGAAAATGATCGAAACAGATTATTTGCAATCGTTGCTACCGGTGGTACCACGAATGCCGGAATCATAGATGATCTGCAGGGGATAGCAGATATATGTGAGGAAGAAAATATCTGGTTGCATGTAGACTGCGCATATGGTGGAGGAGCACTCGCGGCGAATTCGGTAAGACATCTTTTCAACGGAATAGAGAAAGCAGACAGTATCACTATAGATCCTCATAAATGGCTGTTTTCTCCTTACGATTGCGGGGCTGTTATTTATAAGAATTTAGAGCTCGCTAAAAAAGCACATTCTCAGAAAGGTGCTTACCTGGAGATCTTCAAGGATGAAGGGGCGCAGGGATTTAACCCGGCAGATTATCAAATTCAGCTTACCCGACGACTTCGCGGAATGCCATTGTGGTTCTCATTGGCGATGCATGGTACCAATAAATATAAAAAGGCGATTGAGCGTGGGATAGAGCTGGCTAAAATTGCCGCCGAGAAGGTCAAAAAGAATAACGAACTTGAGTTGGTAAGACCGGCAAGTTTATCGGTAGTTCTATTCAAGAGAAAAGGATGGGTTGCAGAGGATTATCGGGACTGGACCTACAAAAATCATAATTCTGGTTTTGCACTGGTTACTCCCTCACTTTGGAAGGAGGAAAGCGTAATAAGATTTTGTTTTATAAATCCGGATACTACAGAAAAGGATATAGATGAAATTCTGGCGACACTGAGTTAG
- a CDS encoding nuclear transport factor 2 family protein, with protein MNSQGSSDVKSVIEKNSKSMQEAMENGDYDAFGSFFAEDVMFKMSGEEALNGREAVTNAHKPMADQNLKLVVQTNEVLDFGDYAHEIGSYEIHTADGQKVDHGQYSTLWKNIDGEWKIYRDFVSTSAGAGQH; from the coding sequence ATGAATTCTCAGGGTTCTTCTGATGTTAAATCTGTGATCGAAAAGAATTCTAAAAGTATGCAGGAAGCCATGGAAAATGGAGACTATGATGCATTCGGTTCTTTCTTTGCCGAAGATGTGATGTTTAAAATGTCTGGGGAGGAAGCTTTAAACGGAAGAGAAGCCGTAACGAATGCGCATAAGCCCATGGCCGATCAAAATTTGAAGTTAGTTGTCCAAACGAATGAAGTTCTTGATTTTGGCGACTATGCTCATGAAATTGGTAGCTACGAAATCCATACTGCAGACGGACAAAAGGTTGATCATGGACAATATTCCACTTTATGGAAGAATATTGATGGTGAGTGGAAAATATACCGTGACTTTGTAAGTACATCGGCTGGCGCAGGCCAACACTAG
- a CDS encoding SIMPL domain-containing protein (The SIMPL domain is named for its presence in mouse protein SIMPL (signalling molecule that associates with mouse pelle-like kinase). Bacterial member BP26, from Brucella, was shown to assemble into a channel-like structure, while YggE from E. coli has been associated with resistance to oxidative stress.), translating to MKYISAIIFSIAIVLAAWFLGDSYVSRANPDGVISVTGSGSENFISDLIVWEGRFSRMNPNLEEAYTQLNRDKEIVRKYLVDQGIKAENIVFNSVQTIEQMENQYQNGNFTGSIFKGYELIQPIKIESTEVELIESVSREITELLNKGVQFNSSPPRYYYTKIADLKIQMISKATEDARLRAEKIAANSGESLGDLKSANMGVFQITGQNSGEDYSWSGAYNTADKNKTASITMRLEYEID from the coding sequence ATGAAATACATTAGTGCGATCATCTTTTCTATCGCGATAGTCCTAGCAGCCTGGTTTCTGGGCGATTCTTACGTTTCAAGAGCAAATCCAGATGGTGTGATCTCGGTGACGGGATCTGGAAGTGAAAATTTCATTTCAGACCTTATAGTTTGGGAAGGTAGATTCAGCAGGATGAATCCTAACCTTGAGGAAGCCTATACCCAATTGAACCGGGATAAGGAAATCGTTAGAAAATATTTAGTTGACCAGGGCATTAAGGCCGAAAATATCGTTTTCAACTCTGTGCAGACGATTGAACAGATGGAAAATCAATATCAAAACGGAAATTTTACCGGTAGCATCTTTAAAGGATATGAACTCATCCAGCCAATAAAAATTGAATCAACAGAAGTTGAGCTTATAGAAAGTGTATCTCGTGAAATTACTGAATTACTGAACAAGGGAGTTCAGTTCAATTCCTCACCACCCAGATATTACTACACTAAGATCGCCGATCTGAAAATCCAGATGATCTCTAAAGCTACCGAAGATGCTCGGTTAAGAGCGGAAAAGATCGCTGCCAATAGTGGCGAATCCCTCGGAGATCTAAAGAGCGCAAACATGGGTGTATTTCAAATTACGGGACAAAATAGTGGAGAAGATTATAGCTGGAGCGGCGCTTATAATACTGCAGATAAAAATAAAACAGCCTCAATTACTATGAGGCTGGAGTATGAAATTGATTGA